ATGGCATTTCCGGCGATCCTGCTCGCGCTCGCCGTCATGGCGATCGCCGGCCCGGCCACCCCGAACGTGATCGCTGCCCTCGGAGTGGCCTACGCGCCCCGCATGGCCCGGCTGGCGCGGGCCAGTGTCCTGGTCGTCCGGAGCCGGGAGTTCGTCGAGGCCGCCCGGGCGCTCGGCGCCGCGCCGCTGCGCATCCTGGGCCTCCACGTCACCCCGAACGCCCTCGCCCCCGTCATCGTGCAAGGGACCTTCACGTTCGCTTATGCGATCCTCGGCGAAGCCGCGCTCAGCTTCGTGGGGCTGGGAGCCGTGCCACCCACGCCCAGCCTGGGCAATATCCTGGCCGACGCCCGGGTCTTTCTGCGCGAGGCCCCGTGGATGATCCTGTTCCCGAGCGCGACCCTGACCGTGACCGTGCTCGGGCTGAACCTCCTGGGGGACGGGATTCGGGACGTCCTGGATCCCCGCCTGAAGATCTGAGGAGGCCGGCCTCAGCGGGCCGAAGGGAGCGAGGCGAGGTACGCGAGCACGACCTCGAGCGGGACCACGTCGCCCAGGTCGAGGTCGATGTCGAGCAGGTTCACCTCGTGCATGAGCTCGCAGCGCTCGCCCACCGCCTCCCGCGGGACGATGACGCGAAAGCTGTCGGTCGCGTCGCGGCAGGTGGCGTACACGCAGTGGCTGGTGCTCAGCCCCGCGACCACGAGAGTGTCGACGCCGAGGGCCGTGAGGCT
This is a stretch of genomic DNA from Candidatus Methylomirabilota bacterium. It encodes these proteins:
- a CDS encoding ABC transporter permease; amino-acid sequence: MPSEGTITRVPERPPSRLPAASLGARLRRHRLAVAGGAVTLAAAVLSLVLPLLVAADPTAIHVEDILAPPSARHWFGTDDFGRDLLARVVHGIRLSLLVGFSVLVVTALLGGLSGLVAGYFPRADAVIMRVMDALMAFPAILLALAVMAIAGPATPNVIAALGVAYAPRMARLARASVLVVRSREFVEAARALGAAPLRILGLHVTPNALAPVIVQGTFTFAYAILGEAALSFVGLGAVPPTPSLGNILADARVFLREAPWMILFPSATLTVTVLGLNLLGDGIRDVLDPRLKI